A genomic window from Megalobrama amblycephala isolate DHTTF-2021 linkage group LG2, ASM1881202v1, whole genome shotgun sequence includes:
- the skor2 gene encoding SKI family transcriptional corepressor 2 isoform X2 encodes MEKSLLPGPNDIVMATPPSSFQQEPLTPPRSSLKPNQVGQVILYGVPIVSLVIDNQERLCLAQISNTLLKNYSYNEIHNRRVALGITCVQCTPVQLEILRRAGAMPISSRRCGMITKREAERLCKSFLGENSPPKLPDNFAFDVMHECAWGCRGSFIPARYNSSRAKCIKCSYCNMYFSPNKFIFHSHRTPEAKYTQPDAANFNSWRRHLKLTDKTPQEDLMFAWEDVKAMFNGGSRKRALPSSNCSPMGSVKAVNSVLPHMISPELAQKRGRYEDDDDLDTNSLSPRKAPRSYPVIPVPSKGFGMLQKFPTTSLFPSPYTFPAFGLCPQKKDDSEATNGQKNSGLSGLLWPGRKDTFYPPFCMFWPPRATGGIPVPTYLQPQPNALSSLTESPSLRQAFLDLSEQSDASSGLDTNPRSGLFESDCPPVTSDLRPAPEGWLKLLDAPSLQARKASYHSAFRPVVKDAESIAKLHGSLEDFGPERHLSPGTSCSYQSDSGESDEEQEVDVETKQDEEQEDFASRSAQTPTQTLQQPCGLHMRGLPDNSTGDQAKEQASFPSIPAETSAEDKPGLPVSPPTILKVPSPVHGSLEESAAYRNAHKSRDDGLPAYATKNKTTISDDSKEQSSFFVPETETSSAPEYWRENPNQSQDTSSPVSLKKDVENMEKEELQKVLLEQIDLRRRLEQEFHALKGSSPFPVFHNFQDQMKRELAYREEMVQQLQMIPYANIIRKEKVGTHLSKS; translated from the exons ATGGAAAAGAGTCTTCTGCCCGGACCAAACGACATTGTGATGGCCACCCCACCGAGTTCATTTCAGCAGGAGCCCCTCACGCCTCCAAGATCCTCCCTTAAGCCCAACCAAGTCGGGCAGGTCATCCTCTACGGTGTGCCTATTGTCTCGCTGGTAATTGACAATCAAGAGCGGTTATGCCTGGCTCAGATATCCAACACCCTGTTAAAGAACTACAGCTATAATGAGATCCACAATCGTCGAGTGGCTCTGGGCATCACCTGCGTGCAGTGCACCCCAGTCCAGCTCGAGATCCTTCGGCGGGCAGGCGCCATGCCCATTTCCTCCCGGCGCTGTGGCATGATCACCAAACGGGAGGCAGAGCGACTTTGCAAGTCTTTCCTTGGTGAGAATTCTCCACCCAAGCTGCCAGACAACTTTGCGTTCGACGTGATGCATGAATGTGCTTGGGGCTGCCGGGGAAGTTTCATCCCAGCGCGCTACAACAGCTCCAGGGCTAAATGCATCAAGTGCTCCTACTGTAATATGTACTTCTCCCCTAACAAATTTATCTTCCACTCACACCGCACACCTGAGGCCAAGTACACGCAGCCAGATGCAGCCAACTTCAACTCCTGGCGTCGGCACCTTAAACTGACAGACAAAACACCACAGGAGGACCTGATGTTTGCCTGGGAGGATGTAAAAGCCATGTTCAATGGAGGAAGTCGCAAGAGGGCACTTCCTTCCTCTAACTGCTCACCCATGGGTTCTGTCAAGGCCGTAAACTCGGTTCTGCCCCACATGATCTCTCCGGAGTTAGCCCAGAAGAGGGGCCGGTATGAGGACGATGATGATTTGGACACCAACAGCCTCTCGCCTCGAAAAGCCCCCCGCAGTTACCCGGTCATTCCGGTCCCGAGCAAAGGTTTTGGGATGTTGCAGAAGTTCCCAACAACGTCACTATTCCCCAGCCCCTACACCTTCCCTGCATTCGGGCTGTGCCCACAGAAGAAGGACGACAGCGAGGCAACCAATGGACAGAAAAACAGCGGCCTCTCAGGGCTTCTTTGGCCCGGCCGCAAGGACACTTTTTACCCACCCTTCTGCATGTTCTGGCCCCCGAGGGCAACTGGGGGCATTCCGGTACCCACTTACCTGCAACCCCAACCCAATGCTCTTTCCTCCCTCACAGAAAGCCCATCTCTCAGACAAGCCTTTTTGGATCTGTCTGAACAGAGCGATGCCAGTTCAGGCTTGGACACAAACCCCAGGTCCGGGCTGTTCGAGAGCGACTGCCCGCCCGTGACCTCCGATCTGCGACCAGCCCCAGAAGGCTGGCTAAAGTTGCTGGACGCTCCCTCGCTGCAAGCCCGCAAGGCCAGCTACCACTCCGCCTTCCGCCCGGTGGTCAAAGACGCGGAAAGCATCGCCAAGCTCCACGGCAGCCTGGAGGACTTCGGGCCAGAGAGGCACCTTTCCCCCGGCACCAGCTGCAGCTACCAAAGCGACAGCGGTGAAAGTGATGAGGAGCAAGAAGTGGATGTGGAGACAAAACAGGATGAGGAACAGGAGGATTTCGCCAGCCGATCAGCGCAGACACCCACGCAGACACTGCAGCAGCCGTGCGGCCTGCACATGCGCGGACTGCCAGACAACAGCACTGGTGATCAGGCCAAAGAACAAGCCTCCTTCCCGAGCATTCCCGCCGAGACCTCAGCAGAGGACAAACCCGGCCTTCCTGTCAGTCCGCCCACCATTCTCAAAGTCCCCAGCCCCGTTCACGGCTCGCTGGAGGAAAGCGCCGCGTACAGAAAT GCTCACAAGAGCAGAGACGATGGGCTGCCTGCCTATGCAACCAAAAACAAAACGACCATCTCAG ATGACAGCAAAGAGCAAAGCAGTTTTTTCGTCCCAGAGACAGAAACGTCGTCCGCACCAGAATACTGGCGAGAGAATCCAA ACCAAAGTCAAGACACAAGCTCACCCGTATCGCTCAAGAAGGACGTTGAGAACATGGAAAAAG AGGAACTCCAGAAAGTTCTCCTTGAACAGATAGATTTACGGAGGAGACTGGAGCAGGAGTTTCACGCTCTGAAAGGCAGCTCTCCATTTCCAGTTTTCC ATAACTTTCAGGACCAAATGAAGAGAGAACTGGCTTACAGGGAAGAAATGGTGCAACAGTTACAGATG ATTCCCTATGCAAACATCATTAGAAAAGAAAAGGTCGGGACACATCTAAGCAAAAGTTAA
- the skor2 gene encoding SKI family transcriptional corepressor 2 isoform X1 — protein sequence MEKSLLPGPNDIVMATPPSSFQQEPLTPPRSSLKPNQVGQVILYGVPIVSLVIDNQERLCLAQISNTLLKNYSYNEIHNRRVALGITCVQCTPVQLEILRRAGAMPISSRRCGMITKREAERLCKSFLGENSPPKLPDNFAFDVMHECAWGCRGSFIPARYNSSRAKCIKCSYCNMYFSPNKFIFHSHRTPEAKYTQPDAANFNSWRRHLKLTDKTPQEDLMFAWEDVKAMFNGGSRKRALPSSNCSPMGSVKAVNSVLPHMISPELAQKRGRYEDDDDLDTNSLSPRKAPRSYPVIPVPSKGFGMLQKFPTTSLFPSPYTFPAFGLCPQKKDDSEATNGQKNSGLSGLLWPGRKDTFYPPFCMFWPPRATGGIPVPTYLQPQPNALSSLTESPSLRQAFLDLSEQSDASSGLDTNPRSGLFESDCPPVTSDLRPAPEGWLKLLDAPSLQARKASYHSAFRPVVKDAESIAKLHGSLEDFGPERHLSPGTSCSYQSDSGESDEEQEVDVETKQDEEQEDFASRSAQTPTQTLQQPCGLHMRGLPDNSTGDQAKEQASFPSIPAETSAEDKPGLPVSPPTILKVPSPVHGSLEESAAYRNAHKSRDDGLPAYATKNKTTISDDSKEQSSFFVPETETSSAPEYWRENPTDQSQDTSSPVSLKKDVENMEKEELQKVLLEQIDLRRRLEQEFHALKGSSPFPVFHNFQDQMKRELAYREEMVQQLQMIPYANIIRKEKVGTHLSKS from the exons ATGGAAAAGAGTCTTCTGCCCGGACCAAACGACATTGTGATGGCCACCCCACCGAGTTCATTTCAGCAGGAGCCCCTCACGCCTCCAAGATCCTCCCTTAAGCCCAACCAAGTCGGGCAGGTCATCCTCTACGGTGTGCCTATTGTCTCGCTGGTAATTGACAATCAAGAGCGGTTATGCCTGGCTCAGATATCCAACACCCTGTTAAAGAACTACAGCTATAATGAGATCCACAATCGTCGAGTGGCTCTGGGCATCACCTGCGTGCAGTGCACCCCAGTCCAGCTCGAGATCCTTCGGCGGGCAGGCGCCATGCCCATTTCCTCCCGGCGCTGTGGCATGATCACCAAACGGGAGGCAGAGCGACTTTGCAAGTCTTTCCTTGGTGAGAATTCTCCACCCAAGCTGCCAGACAACTTTGCGTTCGACGTGATGCATGAATGTGCTTGGGGCTGCCGGGGAAGTTTCATCCCAGCGCGCTACAACAGCTCCAGGGCTAAATGCATCAAGTGCTCCTACTGTAATATGTACTTCTCCCCTAACAAATTTATCTTCCACTCACACCGCACACCTGAGGCCAAGTACACGCAGCCAGATGCAGCCAACTTCAACTCCTGGCGTCGGCACCTTAAACTGACAGACAAAACACCACAGGAGGACCTGATGTTTGCCTGGGAGGATGTAAAAGCCATGTTCAATGGAGGAAGTCGCAAGAGGGCACTTCCTTCCTCTAACTGCTCACCCATGGGTTCTGTCAAGGCCGTAAACTCGGTTCTGCCCCACATGATCTCTCCGGAGTTAGCCCAGAAGAGGGGCCGGTATGAGGACGATGATGATTTGGACACCAACAGCCTCTCGCCTCGAAAAGCCCCCCGCAGTTACCCGGTCATTCCGGTCCCGAGCAAAGGTTTTGGGATGTTGCAGAAGTTCCCAACAACGTCACTATTCCCCAGCCCCTACACCTTCCCTGCATTCGGGCTGTGCCCACAGAAGAAGGACGACAGCGAGGCAACCAATGGACAGAAAAACAGCGGCCTCTCAGGGCTTCTTTGGCCCGGCCGCAAGGACACTTTTTACCCACCCTTCTGCATGTTCTGGCCCCCGAGGGCAACTGGGGGCATTCCGGTACCCACTTACCTGCAACCCCAACCCAATGCTCTTTCCTCCCTCACAGAAAGCCCATCTCTCAGACAAGCCTTTTTGGATCTGTCTGAACAGAGCGATGCCAGTTCAGGCTTGGACACAAACCCCAGGTCCGGGCTGTTCGAGAGCGACTGCCCGCCCGTGACCTCCGATCTGCGACCAGCCCCAGAAGGCTGGCTAAAGTTGCTGGACGCTCCCTCGCTGCAAGCCCGCAAGGCCAGCTACCACTCCGCCTTCCGCCCGGTGGTCAAAGACGCGGAAAGCATCGCCAAGCTCCACGGCAGCCTGGAGGACTTCGGGCCAGAGAGGCACCTTTCCCCCGGCACCAGCTGCAGCTACCAAAGCGACAGCGGTGAAAGTGATGAGGAGCAAGAAGTGGATGTGGAGACAAAACAGGATGAGGAACAGGAGGATTTCGCCAGCCGATCAGCGCAGACACCCACGCAGACACTGCAGCAGCCGTGCGGCCTGCACATGCGCGGACTGCCAGACAACAGCACTGGTGATCAGGCCAAAGAACAAGCCTCCTTCCCGAGCATTCCCGCCGAGACCTCAGCAGAGGACAAACCCGGCCTTCCTGTCAGTCCGCCCACCATTCTCAAAGTCCCCAGCCCCGTTCACGGCTCGCTGGAGGAAAGCGCCGCGTACAGAAAT GCTCACAAGAGCAGAGACGATGGGCTGCCTGCCTATGCAACCAAAAACAAAACGACCATCTCAG ATGACAGCAAAGAGCAAAGCAGTTTTTTCGTCCCAGAGACAGAAACGTCGTCCGCACCAGAATACTGGCGAGAGAATCCAA CAGACCAAAGTCAAGACACAAGCTCACCCGTATCGCTCAAGAAGGACGTTGAGAACATGGAAAAAG AGGAACTCCAGAAAGTTCTCCTTGAACAGATAGATTTACGGAGGAGACTGGAGCAGGAGTTTCACGCTCTGAAAGGCAGCTCTCCATTTCCAGTTTTCC ATAACTTTCAGGACCAAATGAAGAGAGAACTGGCTTACAGGGAAGAAATGGTGCAACAGTTACAGATG ATTCCCTATGCAAACATCATTAGAAAAGAAAAGGTCGGGACACATCTAAGCAAAAGTTAA